The Polaribacter sp. HaHaR_3_91 genomic sequence CATTATTAGATACTGCTGTCCAGCTAACGTTTGCATTTACAGAAACATCATTGCTTCCTGCGGCTGCAGTAAGTGAAGGCATGCTGCTTACTGTTAAAGATTCAATTACTTCAATTGAACAATCACCATCAAGAATGCTATTTCCTAAATTATCAGCAAAACAAGCTCCAATTCCATGTCCAACCATATCATCTGTTGCTGGTCTATAAGTTCCCATATCAGCTCCTTTACCAATAGATCCTGTTCCTGAAAACGTTAAAATCTCGCCATCTGCTGTAGCTGTAATTGCTGTTTTTTCAGAAAAACCTTCATTTGTTTCGCCTAAACTTGTACCTGTATATACGTTTCCTGTATAAGTTAATTTTGTACCTAAATTTGTGTAAGAAGTTTCAGTATCGCCAGAAATAAGATTTGTTATATTTGGATTATTAGCCGTGAAATAAATTAAGTTATTTGAAACTGTTCCTGTAGGGTCTGTTGATCCTTTATCTGTGTTATAAAATAAAGGAGCATTTGTGTTTACAATTGAATTATTAGAAACAATAATATTTTCAGTTTTTTGATATCCATTAGATACACTTGTAGAAGTACAATCAACAGAGTTATTATCAGATCCTCCTATAAATGTGATACCATTATTCCATTTTGCTTGGTCAAGAACTGTAACGCAATCTTGAATATAGTTGTTGGTAATTGTATGGTCGCTATCTGTTATTCTAATTCCACCTGTACCATCAACTCCTTCTCCTAAAAAGTAATTACCATCTACAGTTGCATTAGAACCATGTCTAAGTACTAACGAGCCTCTAGATCTTCTAAATGTATTGTTTGTGTACGTATTGTTTTTACTTTTATTTGTAATAATTTCATTTTCACCATCGGCTTGTACAAAATAATTATTACTAACAACGGCTCCACTATTTATATTTTGATATTCACTTGTACCGATACGTATGGTTTCACTATCTCCAGCATTACTTTTGCTGGCATCCATTTTTTCAAAATTATAGAAATAATTATTCATAATCGTATGTCCTACTAAATCACAACGAGTATTTACGGTTTCAAATCCATTATCTGGTTCACCGTCTTCTGGTTCATCATAAGGAGGTGCCCAAGCATTATAGGCGTACTCTGCCAATACAATTGCACCTGCACTAGATTTATTTAAAAAAGAACAATTAATTACGGTATTATAAGTTCCAAATAAAACGATCCATCTATGTTTTGTAATCGATCCATCTTCTAAATCATCGGCAAGATCATCTGGTTCTATTTTTAAACCATCAATTACACAGTTCTGAATTGTACTATGGTGCGCAAGGTCGTAACCGTTTCTAAACTCTATAAAGTTACTGGCACCATAACCGCCTTTCCAATGAAAACCATCTACTACTAGATATTCACCAGTAGCAACTTTTACACCGTCTTCTGTTTCACCTCCGATAGTTAATCTAGGTCCTCCGGTAAAAATTACACCACCAGGAGTTTCTGCTCTTAAGGTAACAGGGTTTTCTGCAGTACCAGATCCCAGAAACCTTATTCTTTCGTCTGTATCATAAGTTCCATTTTTTAAGATAATGACATCTCCAGGTTCGTAGAGTACATTTCTTACGTCTTCCGGATCGTCAATATTATACGTTGTCTGGGAGGTAGAAATTTGTGTGATTAATAAAAGTAATGCTGCTAAAAAATACTTTTTGTTCATGTTAATTGTTGTTTAATATTAATAATATTTGGTAAACCAGTTTGGTAAACCAAATATAGGGAATTAAACAACTGAAAACAAGATGTTTATTTTCTGTGAAGGTATTAATGATTAAATGTTAAAAAGAAAGGAGATTTTGCTAAAACACTTTGTAAAAAAGTATAAAGCTTAAAGGATTTTTATAGAAAATGTAACATTTAGATCTAAAACAATGCAAAAGCAATAAAGGAAATAAAAACAACACCTAATGAAGTGAAAATCATAAATAAAACATTTGCAAATAAGTATTTAAATAATGTTTTAATAAAGCTTTGTTCGTAAAAGTTTTTCATTGCTAGAAATAAATATAATAAAAAAAGCAATAAAAATAAACCTGCATAACTGT encodes the following:
- a CDS encoding chondroitinase-B domain-containing protein, coding for MNKKYFLAALLLLITQISTSQTTYNIDDPEDVRNVLYEPGDVIILKNGTYDTDERIRFLGSGTAENPVTLRAETPGGVIFTGGPRLTIGGETEDGVKVATGEYLVVDGFHWKGGYGASNFIEFRNGYDLAHHSTIQNCVIDGLKIEPDDLADDLEDGSITKHRWIVLFGTYNTVINCSFLNKSSAGAIVLAEYAYNAWAPPYDEPEDGEPDNGFETVNTRCDLVGHTIMNNYFYNFEKMDASKSNAGDSETIRIGTSEYQNINSGAVVSNNYFVQADGENEIITNKSKNNTYTNNTFRRSRGSLVLRHGSNATVDGNYFLGEGVDGTGGIRITDSDHTITNNYIQDCVTVLDQAKWNNGITFIGGSDNNSVDCTSTSVSNGYQKTENIIVSNNSIVNTNAPLFYNTDKGSTDPTGTVSNNLIYFTANNPNITNLISGDTETSYTNLGTKLTYTGNVYTGTSLGETNEGFSEKTAITATADGEILTFSGTGSIGKGADMGTYRPATDDMVGHGIGACFADNLGNSILDGDCSIEVIESLTVSSMPSLTAAAGSNDVSVNANVSWTAVSNNDWISIDINSGTGNATISVTVTKNTETTNRTGTVTFTQDAGGDNIVRTLNITQEGADLTDLYTLINTGTGLATDKVTVHSFSKENSSKSEFATNSLDKDLDTEWTADDGTIISGDYKGDGEYVIYDLGSSQTLNLIQFNTTNKSDAFGFQIYVSNTGTEDDNFSMILPTSGDLLLTAISTTEFNQYQVNTEARYVKLLGFGRFNSTADKRESAWTAITEIEFYGSSNLGLDEFSSAEELGLEFYPNPITNNMLYINRTSTDFNTVKVYSILGTKILETKLENNNAIGKVDVSSLNAGLYFVEVNNGKQKAVKKILIAK